In the Williamwhitmania sp. genome, ACCTCAACCGTTTCTGTTGATTCGTTAATGTAGAAATGAACCATGTAGGGGAATTTTCTAACTGGAAGGCAGCGAATCTCATTGTAGCGGATGGCCCAACCATGAGGATTATTTACGAGGCTGTCAATTTGTTTAACCGTGGCTTTTTGGAAGCGTTTACCGACACCGGCTTGTCTTTCGTTATACCAGTCGGTAATCGCTTGGATATCCTGCAGCGCTTTGGGCTCAATTTTAACTTTGAACCTCATTCAGCCTTGAGCGTGTTTTTTGCCTCCTCCCAGTCTTTCATCCTTTCGGGATTGCTGCGGATCTTTTCAAACCGCTCCATAACCAACCGTTGCTGCTCCTCGGAGATGCTGTATCCCTCGGAATCTTTGTTAAGGGCGTAATCGAGCAAGCTGCGGATGGCGTGTATAAGCGTGGTGTCGTTCACCTGCTTGAGCTGCTCTATAATAATGGCCTTCTCTGCTTGCACGTTCATGGTGGTAAGTATTAACAATTGGTGCACTAGGTTGAATTCTAAACAAATGCTCTAGGTTCTATATCTGCAAAAATACAAAACAATAGTAACCATTTCTAGTAAAAATTCATCAGGATTGAAAAGTAACCAGTTCATCAGGATATCCGATTGACGGCAATGGTCGTGTGCAATGGTTACTTTTTTTGGTGAACTTCCGTTTAGGGAATCATCCCAATTTTTTCTAAATTTGCCGCATTATTTATTGATATGCGTTAAACCTATAACTCCCAATGGTTAACTTCTTTGCAAAAGATGACGGGGTTGTTTTCGCGGTTGAGTCCACGATTGTCCCCTCGCCTCAAGACATAAGTAAGCTGCAATGGCTCTTCGACAAAGCCGAGTACCTCAATAAAGAAATGGTGCCCGGCTTTTTTGTTGGCCCTCGAATTGAAATGGTCACCCCCTGGAGCACCAACGCGGTGGAGATTACCCAGAACATGGGCATCGCTGGTATCACTCGCATTGAGGAGTTCTTTGTGGTAAAGAGCGACCATGCTCGGTTCGACCCCATGCTTCAGCTGCTCTACAAAGGGCTGGATCAGCACCTGTTTACAATCAGCAAGAAACCTGAACCGGTTTACCATATCGAGAGCATTGCCGAATATAACAAGAAGGAGGGGCTAGCCCTTTCCGATCAGGAGGTGGAGTATCTGGAATCCCTCAGCCGTAAGCTGGGACGAAAGCTCTCCGACAGCGAGGTTTTTGGTTTTAGCCAGGTGAATTCAGAGCACTGCCGTCACAAGATTTTCAACGGCATTTTTATTATCGATGGGCAGGAGAAGCCCAGCTCGCTTTTTGCGCTCATAAAGAAAACATCGAAGGAAAATCCCAACCGAATTGTTTCGGCCTACAAGGATAATGTGGCATTTGTTGAGGGACCAGAGGTGGAGCAGTTTGCCCCTGCCACTCAGGATAAGCCCGACTATTTTAAGGTAAAGAATTACAAAAGCGTAATCTCCCTCAAGGCGGAGACTCACAATTTCCCCACAACCGTTGAACCCTTTAACGGGGCAGCCACCGGCAGTGGTGGTGAAATTCGTGACAGGATGGCAGGAGGTAAGGGCAGCTTGCCCATTGCCGGCACGGCGGTTTACATGACCTCTTACCCTCGTCTCGAGAAGGGCCGCAGCTGGGAGGCGAAGATTATGCCTCGCCCTTGGCTTTATCAAACCCCTGCCGATATTCTTATTAAGGCATCAAATGGGGCCAGCGACTTTGGAAACAAGTTTGGGCAACCCCTTATTTGCGGAAGTCTTCTTACGTTTGAGCACATTCATAAGCAGAAGAAGTTTGGCTTCGACAAGGTGATAATGCAGGCTGGTGGTATTGGTAGTGGCAAAAAGGTTGATAGCATTAAAGATACGCCAAAGGTCGGGCAGAA is a window encoding:
- a CDS encoding type II toxin-antitoxin system RelE/ParE family toxin, yielding MRFKVKIEPKALQDIQAITDWYNERQAGVGKRFQKATVKQIDSLVNNPHGWAIRYNEIRCLPVRKFPYMVHFYINESTETVEVLAVISTSRDPEIWKEETGK